The Antennarius striatus isolate MH-2024 chromosome 20, ASM4005453v1, whole genome shotgun sequence genome includes a region encoding these proteins:
- the and1 gene encoding actinodin1 — translation MAGRRRSCFSGVLVAALVAVMLLPAFSSAGPIARKAKGHGESIKERSAAAESHRRLIRNRRNISWYQQHSDFWGWYKYFTDIGNQEAVQEMDRIYLTYLQNKNRAEGQRSYKAYLRHLGDIYKSCADSDDPNCVASYTTRPKAKPEPPKPAPIKTCDPTKDAYCLYAALVQGKSPYLPLVLPAATPAPAPVKAPAPLYVRSAAPAKDPQSGYYYYSPSAAPFLSKEEKAELLRICSSDDVECLQYHLRAAYGHSPAAGPLPSYAHLGCDPKKDPTCKPKLVQKAPSGHYIQYPNCDPRDPFCAYTASLVAPRAPNPPTAARPGSCNPLFDEGCNPLTAVKFATPPDSYKHEEKEEAAALRVAPPAAAERHHDPYAMFRDTYANANRVTDPYAMYRQASPPSPPPASDPYAILRRYRGQTHGNDPYAPRVEAPQESNPNDPFSAIREMMAAMHRQSPPTPRQQYPLTSPTYEEPAQEEHHPLGPPGKTKEGYDCYIGYDRECYPVKPAEPRSGVHRRVPYPAEAYEPHLNTDGTRNGVMEPANPHCDPEYDPDCRLRRYEPEQTQAETQTEHYAEEDRHQGAAESEQHPEQQEQDQYEAEPFQSGQEETHMSYPPVSQGLPSIEDILRRYGDHFPEQDDHRAYAADYRKK, via the exons CTTTTTCGTCTGCTGGACCGATTGCGCGAAAGGCCAAAGGACACG GAGAGAGTATCAAGGAGAGGTCGGCCGCCGCCGAGTCGCACAGGAGGCTGATCCGCAACCGCCGCAACATCAGCTGGTACCAACAGCACTCCGACTTCTGGGGCTGGTACAAGTACTTCACCGACATCGGCAACCAGGAGGCA GTGCAGGAGATGGACCGCATCTACCTGACCTACCTCCAGAACAAGAACCGCGCCGAAGGGCAGCGATCCTACAAGGCCTACCTGAGGCACCTGGGGGATATTTACAAGTCATGTGCCGATTCTGACGACCCCAACTGCGTGGCTTCCTACACCACCAGACCCAAAGCCAAGCCAGAACCCCCCAAACCCGCACCGATAAAAACATGTGACCCCACCAAAGATGCCTACTGCTTGTACGCCGCTTTGGTCCAGGGTAAGAGTCCCTATCTGCCCCTGGTACTCCCGGCTGCCACCCCCGCTCCGGCACCAGTGAAGGCCCCCGCCCCGCTTTACGTTCGCTCTGCTGCTCCGGCCAAGGACCCCCAGTCGGGGTATTATTACTACTCTCCATCGGCAGCGCCTTTCCTTTCCAAG GAGGAGAAGGCGGAGCTGTTGCGTATCTGTTCCTCTGACGACGTGGAGTGTTTGCAGTACCACCTGAGGGCCGCCTACGGACACTCCCCCGCCGCCGGGCCCCTGCCGTCCTACGCCCACCTGGGGTGTGACCCCAAGAAAGACCCCACCTGTAAGCCCAAACTGGTGCAGAAAGCCCCCTCTGGTCATTACATACAGTACCCCAACTGTGACCCACGGGACCCCTTCTGCGCCTACACTGCCTCCCTTGTG gctCCCCGagcccccaaccccccaaccgCAGCTCGCCCCGGATCCTGCAACCCTCTTTTTGACGAAGGTTGCAACCCGCTTACCGCCGTCAAATTTGCCACGCCACCCGACTCGTACAAACacgaggaaaaggaggaggcgGCCGCCCTCCGTGTCGCCCCTCCTGCCGCCGCCGAGCGTCACCACGACCCCTACGCCATGTTTAGGGACacctacgctaatgctaacagagTTACCGATCCTTATGCTATGTACCGCCAGGCTAGccccccatctcctcccccGGCGAGCGACCCCTACGCCATCCTTCGCAGATACAGGGGGCAAACCCACGGGAACGACCCCTACGCCCCACGCGTGGAAGCCCCTCAGGAGTCCAACCCCAACGATCCCTTCTCTGCCATCCGTGAGATGATGGCCGCCATGCATCGCCAgagtccccccacccccaggcaGCAGTATCCGCTCACCAGCCCCACCTACGAAGAGCCCGCCCAGGAGGAGCATCACCCCCTGGGGCCCCCGGGTAAAACCAAAGAGGGCTACGACTGCTACATCGGGTACGATCGCGAATGCTACCCCGTGAAGCCCGCGGAGCCGCGCTCCGGAGTCCACCGCCGAGTACCCTACCCCGCCGAAGCCTACGAGCCCCACCTGAACACCGACGGCACCCGCAACGGGGTCATGGAGCCCGCCAACCCACACTGCGACCCCGAGTACGACCCCGACTGTCGCCTGCGTCGCTACGAGCCCGAGCAGACACAAGCCGAGACCCAAACCGAGCATTACGCAGAAGAAGaccgccaccagggggcggcaGAGAGCGAGCAGCATCCAGAGCAGCAGGAACAGGACCAGTACGAGGCGGAGCCCTTCCAGAGCGGCCAGGAGGAGACTCACATGTCCTACCCGCCGGTCTCGCAGGGTCTGCCCAGCATCGAGGACATACTGAGGCGCTACGGAGACCACTTCCCCGAGCAGGACGACCACAGAGCCTACGCAGCCGACTACCGCAAGAAATGA